Below is a genomic region from Thermodesulfovibrionales bacterium.
TTTCATACTCGAAGTGCAGCACAGGAGGCTTGCCTGCGCGTTCGTGTTCGACGGCATTATTTCCCCGCTGTCGCATCGTATCCCAGAACAGGACTGAACGCTGCACAAAGTCCGTAGAATACTCGAGCCAGTTCGTCCAGATTTCCCAGGGAGACGTCGGCTTGCTAACGAGGTCGACAATCTGCTCCTTGTAGGCAGCCTGAACGCGTTCGTTGAACCGTTCCTGGGCCAGCTGCATCCGCTTTTGGAAAAGCTTGGTGACCTTCGCTGATATCTCCTGAATTTGAACTGCTTGCTTTGTGACGTCTTTCATGGTTAAGTCCTCCTTAATAGAATGTCCATCGGATG
It encodes:
- a CDS encoding DUF3141 domain-containing protein, with amino-acid sequence MKDVTKQAVQIQEISAKVTKLFQKRMQLAQERFNERVQAAYKEQIVDLVSKPTSPWEIWTNWLEYSTDFVQRSVLFWDTMRQRGNNAVEHERAGKPPVLHFEYE